In Crassostrea angulata isolate pt1a10 chromosome 6, ASM2561291v2, whole genome shotgun sequence, a genomic segment contains:
- the LOC128187274 gene encoding uncharacterized protein LOC128187274, whose product MSSDMSAGDFRGEFKWAGKEHPHFRPEMNVVAGHDLYSMTPQERRKLKVDLEKARQIPVEVPKQNPPIRRFRSDSVGSETGSITPVGSPTSFAPMSVPSSSLPSEASGRFLSRAFSLEKTRPNSAEKYFKNEFDIKWQ is encoded by the coding sequence ATGTCGTCCGATATGTCGGCAGGAGATTTCAGAGGCGAGTTCAAATGGGCGGGGAAAGAACATCCCCACTTCCGGCCGGAGATGAACGTTGTTGCAGGACATGACTTGTACTCTATGACCCCACAAGAAAGAAGGAAACTTAAGGTCGATCTGGAGAAAGCTAGACAAATTCCAGTAGAAGTGCCCAAACAGAACCCGCCCATCAGGCGATTCCGGTCCGATTCCGTGGGATCGGAGACTGGATCCATCACACCTGTTGGATCCCCCACCTCGTTCGCTCCAATGTCCGTCCCATCTTCTTCCCTCCCCTCCGAGGCATCCGGAAGATTCCTGTCGCGCGCATTTAGTCTGGAAAAAACACGCCCTAACTCGGCTGAAAAGTACTTCAAGAatgaatttgacattaaatgGCAATAA
- the LOC128187275 gene encoding uncharacterized protein LOC128187275: MDRRELRNYVDMPHFHPEKNVINGVDVYKNGRFRQEIKHDLELKTATAHPPLKIRSFSTGSEGEPASPVIGSPTQVSGSPLSSAYTGGFLTKAFQMDQLHTSADKHLKHELDFKWQ; the protein is encoded by the coding sequence ATGGACAGGAGAGAACTCAGAAATTATGTGGACATGCCACACTTCCACCCCGAGAAAAACGTCATCAACGGGGTCGATGTATACAAGAATGGGAGATTCCGCCAAGAAATCAAGCATGATTTGGAGCTCAAAACGGCGACCGCTCACCCACCCTTGAAGATCCGAAGTTTTAGCACGGGGTCTGAGGGCGAGCCCGCCTCCCCCGTCATTGGATCCCCCACACAAGTCTCTGGATCTCCACTATCCTCAGCATACACCGGGGGATTCCTGACCAAAGCTTTCCAAATGGACCAGCTCCACACATCGGCTGACAAACATCTAAAGCACGAACTCGACTTCAAATGGCAATAG